The DNA segment GTATTTCTTGCCTGCAAACTTTTCGAATCCGAATCCGCCATGCGCTTCGTGAACGTGCTCGACTATTTTCGAAGCGGTCATCGAGCCTATGCCCGGGATGAGATTGAGCACCCTGTTCCACGATATGGCATCGTAAGGATTCTCGAGGATTTTCAGGTAGGCTATCATGTCCTTGACGTGCCTGCGCTCGACGAAGCGGATTCCTCCATAGACTACGTAAGGGATCTTCCTCTTCAACAGTTCGGCCTGAACGAAGTTTCCGTGATGGGATGCGCGGTAGAGAACGGCTATCTGGTTAAGGGGTATACCCCTCTCCCTCTGTTCTAGAATCCTGTCAACAATGAACTCGGCTTCGGCCTCCTCGTCGAACAACCGTCTGACCTCGGGTTTTCCCTGGCGAGTCTTGGTCGAGAACAGCGACTTTTTGTAGCCGATCTGCGCTTTGTTGATGAGCGAGTTGGTGAAATCGAGTATATCCTGGCTGCTGCGGTAGTTCTGTTCGAGCTTTATGTAGCGGCAGTCGGGATAGGTTTCTGGAAAACGCAGTATGTTCTCGAAGTTCGCTCCCCTGAAGGAGTAGATGCTCTGCGAGTCGTCGCCCACAACCATTATGTTGCGGTCTCTGGATGCTACGAGATCGGCTATCTTCTTCTGAACGGTGTTGGTATCCTGGAACTCGTCGACCATCACGTATCTGTAGATTGACTGGATTCTTTCGAGGAATCTAGGATTCGTTTCCAGCGAATCTTGCAGAAACTCCATGAGGTCGTCGAAGTCCAGAATGCGGTTTGCGCGCTTGTACTCTCCATACCCTTTCGTCACGAGCTCTATCTCTTTCGTGAACTCTGCCAGCCCCGAGTAATCCTGCTCGACTACCTCGGCAATGCTCAAAGAACAATTGCGGCTGCGTGAGATTATCTCCACCAGCCGGGACTTTCTTGGAAAAGCCTTTTTGTGTTTTTCAATATGTAGCTCCTTGCGGACGAGATCGACGATATCTTCCGAGTCAGTCGTATCAGCAATGGTGAAATCTGCTGGAATCCCTAGGAGTCCTGAATATCTTCTCAATATATGGTTTGCGAAGGAATGGAACGTTCCGCCCGTGATGCCGTTTACGCTCAAATCGCCCAGCAGCTCCGAAGCCCTGGTGATCATCTCAGCCGCTGCCTTGCGCGTGAAGGTGAGAAGCAATATCTCCCCGGGTTTGACACCCGATTCGATGAGATAGGCGACACGGTATATCAAGGTTCTTGTCTTACCGCTTCCTGCTCCTGCGATAACAAGAAGGGGTCCGTTCACAGTCGTTGCCGCTTTGTACTGGCTCAGATTCAGGCTTTTCTTGTAGTTGATCCTTAGTTTTTCAAGACAAGCTTCACTATCCTCAACTTTCACCAGATTACGTTCTATCTCGGCGGAGATTCTAGAGAGTTCCTTTATTCTCTCGTGCGTTTCTTTAGTCATGACCGGCTGTTCATAGTCGCGAGGTGAAAACCTTATTGCAGAGCGTGTTCTTGTTCTTGTTTCCTTTGACCTCTGTTCCACGCGTTTGAGAAATTCTTCAAAGCTCGAAGTACCCGAATCGAAATCAATCACAGTGTGGAGAATACTTACGGGATTTGCTGAGTCAAGAAAAAAGGGCCGTTCTTTAGTCGTTAAGAAACGCCAATCGCGACAGGGAAAAATTCTTGAATCGAGAGGCATTTTTTAGCGAAGGGTTCAATTCATCACCTGATACTGCGAATCGGCTAAATGTAGATGAATAACTTACGGGGCGGTTTCTGCATGCCTGAATGGCATCTCGCCGAGACAAGGATTGCCGGATAGAAGATTATCCATGTCCAAATTGATGTTTGGCTTGAGTGATTTGGCGTTGTATCGCGAGATGCTGTAGTGCTCCTTCTCCCAGCCCATGATTTCGTAAAATGCACGTTCACCCTTTTCTAGGGTCGTCTCGGCGTTTACAAGCTTGCCTTTATCGAAGTAAATGCGGCCAGACCTGCTTTTTGCGCCGACTTCAAGCACCAATGTTGCCAAACCGAGTCCAAAGACCTTCAGTAAATCCCGGTATACAAGAGTCGATGCTTTTCCTGAATCATAAGTACGCCTCTTGAAGATGTCCATGATACTTGTGATTAGGCTATTAGCAGTGAACGGTTTGGGCAGGTATGAGAGAATGCTCAACTCCAGGGCCGGTCGCCGGACGAGTGCGGAACGAATTCCGGAGGTGATGAGAATTCTCTGGTCAGGCTTGAGATCGAGTGCATATACTAAAAGTTCGCATCCTGATACGCCGGGCATGACTATGTCAGTTACCAGCAGATCATAGTTAGAGAGACGAAGCATCTTCAGCGCCTCTTCTCCTGAAAAGCATACTTCGGCGTCATACCCGTTTGAATCTAAGAGCGAAGCCATCATGGTGGCAAGTGCTTTCTCATCATCAGCGATGAGAATAGATTCTTTTCGCTTCACTGTTCCTGATTTACGAGACTTGCCCTCTTTTCTGTCGTTTTAAACCCAGGATTGAGCCACGTTTGTGTCCAGACCTCAGCTTCGTCGATATTCTCAAAGAAATGACTTCTTTCGTTGAAGCCTATTCCTTTGCAGAACAACTGTATGAAACGTCTCAGGTTTAATGAACCTCCGGCAACGACCATCTCCACCTGGCCGTTATAGTGTCTGGAAGCCTGGGTTAGCAGCTCAGAGAAGATCCGCCTGCACCGAATCTCCATGTGAACCAGTTTAGATATGTCTATGAAGATGAGTTTCAAGGGGTAGGGAAGGAGTTCGACTCCTGATACGTACTCCTCCACGATTCCTTCTATCTCATCCGGT comes from the bacterium genome and includes:
- a CDS encoding ATP-dependent helicase; amino-acid sequence: MIDFDSGTSSFEEFLKRVEQRSKETRTRTRSAIRFSPRDYEQPVMTKETHERIKELSRISAEIERNLVKVEDSEACLEKLRINYKKSLNLSQYKAATTVNGPLLVIAGAGSGKTRTLIYRVAYLIESGVKPGEILLLTFTRKAAAEMITRASELLGDLSVNGITGGTFHSFANHILRRYSGLLGIPADFTIADTTDSEDIVDLVRKELHIEKHKKAFPRKSRLVEIISRSRNCSLSIAEVVEQDYSGLAEFTKEIELVTKGYGEYKRANRILDFDDLMEFLQDSLETNPRFLERIQSIYRYVMVDEFQDTNTVQKKIADLVASRDRNIMVVGDDSQSIYSFRGANFENILRFPETYPDCRYIKLEQNYRSSQDILDFTNSLINKAQIGYKKSLFSTKTRQGKPEVRRLFDEEAEAEFIVDRILEQRERGIPLNQIAVLYRASHHGNFVQAELLKRKIPYVVYGGIRFVERRHVKDMIAYLKILENPYDAISWNRVLNLIPGIGSMTASKIVEHVHEAHGGFGFEKFAGKKYSSGLEELGRVLSLASTDGSSITQKIEILERYYAPILETIEDDADIRLRDLDVLIELAGRYEELEKFLSDFALDPPSKKFQDKTTPRIDEREDREVILSTVHSAKGLEWRTVFVVHLLDGLFPNARSIASVEELEEERRLFYVACTRAKESLVMTYPASVSSWDAFFTLPSRFLAEIESDKYSQA
- a CDS encoding response regulator, producing MKRKESILIADDEKALATMMASLLDSNGYDAEVCFSGEEALKMLRLSNYDLLVTDIVMPGVSGCELLVYALDLKPDQRILITSGIRSALVRRPALELSILSYLPKPFTANSLITSIMDIFKRRTYDSGKASTLVYRDLLKVFGLGLATLVLEVGAKSRSGRIYFDKGKLVNAETTLEKGERAFYEIMGWEKEHYSISRYNAKSLKPNINLDMDNLLSGNPCLGEMPFRHAETAP